Genomic window (Spirosoma sp. KCTC 42546):
GCGTAATTACCTGGATTGATGCGGACTTTCTCCACGATCCGGGCCGCCAGCTCGGCCGCGTTGGGCGTAAAGTGGATATCGGCCACCAAGGGTGTGGTATAACCCCGGGCCCGTAATTCCTTACGGATATTCTCCAGGTTCTGGGCTTCCTTCACGCTCGGAGCCGTAATCCGAATGTACTCACAACCAGCCTCAATCATCCGGATACTTTGCGCTACGGAACCAAGCGTATCCATCGTGTCGATCGTTGTCATCGACTGCACTCGGATTGGGTAACCAGAGCCCATTGGCACATCACCAATATTGACCGTTATGGTTTGCCGACGGATGTACTGCGTAAGCGAAGGCGTGTAGAGAACGGGAGAAGCAGCCAATGTGGCTGATGAAGAAGGAGTAAGCAGCGAATCGAGCATACAGATAGCGGCAGAGCCGTTTGACAACACAAAGGTACGGAAAAAGCGGCTTTCCGGTTTGGATTATGTGTACTTGGCTAACGTTAGGGTTAAGGTAAATGTTCGCTTATGGGAGGTAGTATCGAAACACAAATCAGGACTGGTAGTGAGTTCGTTAAATCGAATTCAGCAAACAAAAACACGGGTAAGCGGTTGAATTAACAGTGTGCCATCCTCACGGTTAATTAACCGGGACGGGTACGCCTAAAAGAAGACACAACCTATTGCTAACTCAAGAACGTTATGAAAACCAAGCTATTGAGTGTATTTGCACTCGCTATGATGCTGACTGTTGGTGCCTACGCACAGGACAGTACAGCCATGAGTAAGAAAGAAATGCGGAAGCAGGAAAAGGCCGAGCGGAAAGCTCGCCTGAAAGATGACCTTAAAAATACAAGCCGGGCTGCCGGTGAAACGACCAGGGAAGTGGGGCAGGGGATCAAGAGCAAAGCAAAAGTTGCCGGTGAGGCAATTGATACTACCGCTCAGCGAACAGGGCGAGCGGTGAATAGGGGATTAGACAATGCTTCTGATGCCATTTCAACCGAGGCTAGAAAACTGAAAGATAAACGGGATTCGACCAGAGCCGAGAAAGCCCGTCGGGATTCGTTGTAATTCTTTAATAATATCTAAAAACCTCTAAATCCCCTGAAGAGGACTTTACTCTTGCTTAGATAAAGTCCTCTTCAGGGGATTTAGAGGTTTTTAGTTGGCTAAAGTGCTAATTTTCAGGCACTTTCATAGAAGTATGACATAGCTCTATGTTAGTTTGGCACCTACTTTGGCATACTTTCCGCGCCAGTGTTTCCAGCGTTTATGGGACCAGAGCCAGTCGGACGGGTGTTTACAGATACTCTTTTCCAATTTATTCCTGTAGCTCTCCAGAATGGCTCCTTCCGATAAGCACTTGTACGGTGGTTCGGCAATGAGCGAAAAGGTGCCTTCGTAATAACCCCGGCGCACTCGGATTAACTCCAGAAAGAATACGGGCAGGTTCCGGCTCCGGGCCAAACGTTCGGTGCCGGGGTAAAATGGGGTATCGCGGTATAGGAAATCCATCCAGTACCCCTGCTCGGGTACATCGGGAACCTGGTCTGCCACCAGCGCAATTACACGCGGGATATCTTTGCGCACGACCATCTGACGGGGCAGAAGGTTCATGGGAGTTGGAACCGCGCCATGGCTGGCCCGCACCTCCTGCATAATTTTCTCCATGTTTGGGCTAGTCAACGGCTTATACACACTGTCGACCGGTATACCAATAACGACCGCGGCCGACGGAACCCATTCCCAGTTACATTGATGCGAGCCGGTGCAGATAACAGTTTGACCAGCCGTCAAAAAATCCTTTATTACTTCCGGATTTGTATACACAAACCGCTTCTTTAACTCGCAGGGAGAGATACTGGCTAGTTTGATGGTTTCAACGAGAATATCAGTCAAATTACGGTAGAAGTCGTTCGCAATCAAGCGAATATCTTCGGGAGACTTGTCAGGGAATGAGCGCTTTAAATTTTCCAGAATAACTTGTTCCCGGTATCGAAATACATAACGAATGAAGAAGTATAAGACATCCGAAATACCATAGAGAACAGGGAATGGCAAATGGGATAAGAGTCGAAAAAAAATCATCTAGGTGAGCAGCCCGAATAGCGAGATAAACCTATTGGCTGCCCTAAATATAAAAAATACTAATTTAGTTACCGAAAATTATATGGT
Coding sequences:
- a CDS encoding lysophospholipid acyltransferase family protein gives rise to the protein MIFFRLLSHLPFPVLYGISDVLYFFIRYVFRYREQVILENLKRSFPDKSPEDIRLIANDFYRNLTDILVETIKLASISPCELKKRFVYTNPEVIKDFLTAGQTVICTGSHQCNWEWVPSAAVVIGIPVDSVYKPLTSPNMEKIMQEVRASHGAVPTPMNLLPRQMVVRKDIPRVIALVADQVPDVPEQGYWMDFLYRDTPFYPGTERLARSRNLPVFFLELIRVRRGYYEGTFSLIAEPPYKCLSEGAILESYRNKLEKSICKHPSDWLWSHKRWKHWRGKYAKVGAKLT